The Amaranthus tricolor cultivar Red isolate AtriRed21 chromosome 6, ASM2621246v1, whole genome shotgun sequence genome has a segment encoding these proteins:
- the LOC130814589 gene encoding uncharacterized protein LOC130814589 → MAIQWKTTSRSLIGLSLCEVTENEELKMGRFVAGLDQELQDKLEGYTNLTFVEACKLMTKFDARRKKKKTSTTTPVVRKPPFTLKEGSSLSKSNEAPKKDKKDFKLSDIVCYKCGGRGHFKKDCPNSRALTMQEVRLIATQNIN, encoded by the coding sequence atggcgATTCAGTGGAAGACTACATCAAGGAGTTTGATAGGCTTGTCATTgtgtgaagtaactgaaaatgaagagctcaaaatggggcgttttgtagctgggttggatcaagagttgcaagacaagcttgaaggttacactaaccTTACTTTTGTGGAAGCTTGTAAACTTAtgaccaagtttgatgctaggaggaaaaagaagaaaacgtctaccactactccagtggtgcgcaaaccacccttcaccttgaaggagggttcttccttaagcaagtcaaatgaagcacctaagaaagacaagaaagacttcaaacttagcgacattgtctgttacaagtgtggaggtagAGGACATTTCAAAAAGGATTGTCCTAATTCAAGGGCCTTAACCATGCAAGAGGTTAGGCTCATAGCCACCCAAAACATAAATTAG